A region from the Malus domestica chromosome 07, GDT2T_hap1 genome encodes:
- the LOC103439989 gene encoding pentatricopeptide repeat-containing protein CRP1 homolog, chloroplastic-like isoform X1: MSVFSFNLSLAAKLKCASDKNRLGEHGKWDMIQKTIENMKCRGHMKSGIIYAVSVDIYGQYGKFQDALECISALKAEGLIPSASMFCVLANAYAQQGLCHQTVKVLQLMEAEGIEPNVIMLNVLINAFNVAGRYLEALSIYHHIKESGFSPDVVTYTTLMKAFIRARKFDKVPEIYKEIERARCTPDRRARQMLQVALMVLQQRYCLM; encoded by the exons ATGTCAGTGTTTTCTTTCAACCTTTCACTTGCAGCTAAACTAAAATGTGCAAGTGATAAGAA CCGATTAGGGGAGCATGGGAAGTGGGATATGATCCAGAAGACTATTGAGAATATGAAGTGCAGAGGGCATATGAAAAGTGGGATAATTTATGCTGTTTCGGTTGATATTTATGGGCAGTATGGAAAATTTCAGGATGCTCTAGAGTGCATATCTGCCCTAAAGGCGGAAGGTCTTATTCCTTCAGCcagcatgttttgtgtcttagcAAATGCCTACGCTCAGCAG GGATTATGTCATCAGACAGTTAAGGTGCTTCAGCTCATGGAAGCTGAGGGAATCGAACCAAACGTCATAATGCTGAATGTGCTGATCAATGCATTCAATGTTGCTGGTAGATATTTAGAGGCGTTATCCATTTATCACCATATAAAAGAAAGT GGTTTTAGCCCTGATGTGGTTACTTATACTACCCTTATGAAGGCGTTTATTAGGGCAAGGAAGTTTGATAAG GTCCCGGAGATATACAAGGAAATAGAACGGGCCAGATGCACTCCGGATAGAAGGGCTAGACAGATGTTACAAGTTGCTTTAATGGTCCTTCAACAGAGATATT GCCTTATGTGA
- the LOC103439989 gene encoding pentatricopeptide repeat-containing protein CRP1 homolog, chloroplastic-like isoform X2 has translation MSVFSFNLSLAAKLKCASDKNRLGEHGKWDMIQKTIENMKCRGHMKSGIIYAVSVDIYGQYGKFQDALECISALKAEGLIPSASMFCVLANAYAQQGLCHQTVKVLQLMEAEGIEPNVIMLNVLINAFNVAGRYLEALSIYHHIKESVPEIYKEIERARCTPDRRARQMLQVALMVLQQRYCLM, from the exons ATGTCAGTGTTTTCTTTCAACCTTTCACTTGCAGCTAAACTAAAATGTGCAAGTGATAAGAA CCGATTAGGGGAGCATGGGAAGTGGGATATGATCCAGAAGACTATTGAGAATATGAAGTGCAGAGGGCATATGAAAAGTGGGATAATTTATGCTGTTTCGGTTGATATTTATGGGCAGTATGGAAAATTTCAGGATGCTCTAGAGTGCATATCTGCCCTAAAGGCGGAAGGTCTTATTCCTTCAGCcagcatgttttgtgtcttagcAAATGCCTACGCTCAGCAG GGATTATGTCATCAGACAGTTAAGGTGCTTCAGCTCATGGAAGCTGAGGGAATCGAACCAAACGTCATAATGCTGAATGTGCTGATCAATGCATTCAATGTTGCTGGTAGATATTTAGAGGCGTTATCCATTTATCACCATATAAAAGAAAGT GTCCCGGAGATATACAAGGAAATAGAACGGGCCAGATGCACTCCGGATAGAAGGGCTAGACAGATGTTACAAGTTGCTTTAATGGTCCTTCAACAGAGATATT GCCTTATGTGA
- the LOC103439989 gene encoding putative pentatricopeptide repeat-containing protein At5g36300 isoform X3 — protein sequence MIQKTIENMKCRGHMKSGIIYAVSVDIYGQYGKFQDALECISALKAEGLIPSASMFCVLANAYAQQGLCHQTVKVLQLMEAEGIEPNVIMLNVLINAFNVAGRYLEALSIYHHIKESGFSPDVVTYTTLMKAFIRARKFDKVPEIYKEIERARCTPDRRARQMLQVALMVLQQRYCLM from the exons ATGATCCAGAAGACTATTGAGAATATGAAGTGCAGAGGGCATATGAAAAGTGGGATAATTTATGCTGTTTCGGTTGATATTTATGGGCAGTATGGAAAATTTCAGGATGCTCTAGAGTGCATATCTGCCCTAAAGGCGGAAGGTCTTATTCCTTCAGCcagcatgttttgtgtcttagcAAATGCCTACGCTCAGCAG GGATTATGTCATCAGACAGTTAAGGTGCTTCAGCTCATGGAAGCTGAGGGAATCGAACCAAACGTCATAATGCTGAATGTGCTGATCAATGCATTCAATGTTGCTGGTAGATATTTAGAGGCGTTATCCATTTATCACCATATAAAAGAAAGT GGTTTTAGCCCTGATGTGGTTACTTATACTACCCTTATGAAGGCGTTTATTAGGGCAAGGAAGTTTGATAAG GTCCCGGAGATATACAAGGAAATAGAACGGGCCAGATGCACTCCGGATAGAAGGGCTAGACAGATGTTACAAGTTGCTTTAATGGTCCTTCAACAGAGATATT GCCTTATGTGA
- the LOC103439991 gene encoding protein APEM9 — MEKEANGSSPSTELGMEPTASGPSIWEQIELSESYLVCSMYEEAASLASSILKPLSQHSQHLEADGDRFELYDMSESAGMVLVQSLKQLGRTSEILNELKPLFASVATIPVQVLLTGVCFYISEGHSLGIQEFLEEFLSSWSFVDEQYYVLASTEKFADNAKRSDEHFVLGVDKYLEVVEVYVLKLLGTVLNDVKLATSWVETAELPEDRRQVLLRRLHSLHSVKATNSPQGSLSSSLEDNYDVEQIAVPAGYPKSRYGGTVKKQTVFSLSKKLEPCVWWFRTITLKFGSARVVISNGKIVSGFLILLIYYVLRRKQATIKRTIQRQALTMKNALVDLWQLAFSYQVNPLAAVQPLAAATQGGR; from the exons ATGGAGAAGGAGGCAAACGGCTCGTCTCCTTCAACCGAGTTAGGGATGGAGCCCACCGCCTCCGGCCCTTCCATCTGGGAGCAAATCGAGCTATCCGAGAG CTACCTTGTTTGCTCAATGTACGAGGAAGCAGCCTCATTAGCCTCCTCCATTCTGAAGCCTCTTTCACAACACAGTCAACACCTTGAAGCCGACGGCGACCGCTTCGAGCTCTACGACATGTCGGAATCGGCCGGTATGGTGCTTGTGCAATCCTTAAAACAACTTGGAAG GACCTCAGAAATTCTGAATGAGCTCAAACCATTGTTTGCCTCTGTTGCTACTATCCCTGTTCAAGTTCTTCTCACTGG GGTATGTTTTTATATATCAGAAGGGCATTCCCTTGGTATCCAAGAATTTCTGGAAGAGTTCCTTAGCAGCTGGAGTTTTGTGGATGAACAATACTATGTTCTTGCTAGTACAGAAAAATTTGCAGATAATGCAAAAAGAAGTGATGAGCATTTTGTTCTGGGAGTTGACAAGTATCTAGAAGTAGTTGAGGTCTATGTGTTGAAACTTCTGGGAACCGTTTTGAATGATGTCAAGCTTGCAACCTCTTGGGTCGAGACTGCTGAATTACCTGAGGATAGGAGACAG GTACTTTTGAGAAGATTACACTCACTACATTCTGTTAAAGCCACAAACTCACCGCAAGGATCCCTGTCATCTTCACTGGAGGACAACTATGATGTGGAGCAGATAGCTGTGCCTGCCGGATATCCAAAATCCAGATATGGAGGAACTGttaagaaacaaacagttttcaGTCTGTCCAAAAAGTTGGAACCATGTGTCTGGTGGTTCCGTACGATCACTCTGAAATTTGGTAGTGCTCGGGTGGTAATATCTAATGGAAAGATTGTCTCGGGATTCTTGATTTTGCTCATATATTATGTTCTGCGGAGAAAACAAGCTACCATAAAGAG GACTATTCAGAGACAAGCTTTGACAATGAAGAATGCTCTGGTAGACTTGTGGCAGCTTGCATTTTCATACCAGGTGAATCCTTTAGCTGCTGTTCAACCTCTCGCCGCTGCAACACAAGGAGGCCGGTGA
- the LOC103440162 gene encoding LOB domain-containing protein 2-like, which produces MQRTNNNGTAGSTQPACAACKHQRKKCHAGCILAPYFPADRTREFLAVHKVFGVSNVTKMVKNVEEPNRRKVAESLVWEALCRQKDPVLGAYGEYRMVSDELKRYKQQQNRENHIVPLQMQKGLCFNKSLSDLVGNWNGGITNVNNSGYLRDNDDVIPDSAPFGYPLNCEQQSHEKVVKQVKMIDSVVVPLHQQQQHYSVNNINQQYYLTGQFNEIIGKRIEGTIWEGGS; this is translated from the exons ATGCAGAGGACGAATAACAATGGCACAGCAGGATCAACACAACCAGCATGTGCAGCATGTAAACATCAAAGGAAAAAGTGTCATGCTGGTTGCATATTGGCACCGTATTTTCCTGCAGATAGAACTCGGGAATTCCTCGCCGTGCACAAAGTTTTCGGGGTCAGCAACGTAACAAAGATGGTGAAGAATGTCGAGGAACCCAATCGGAGAAAGGTCGCTGAATCGTTGGTATGGGAAGCTCTTTGTAGGCAAAAAGATCCAGTGCTCGGTGCGTATGGAGAGTATAGGATGGTTTCTGATGAGCTTAAAAGGTATAAGCAGCAGCAGAATCGTGAAAACCATATTGTTCCTTTACAAATGCAAAAGGGATTGTGTTTCAACAAATCCTTGTCGGATTTGGTGGGTAATTGGAATGGTGGAATCACTAATGTTAATAATTCGGGTTATCTTCGTGATAACGACGATGTTATACCGGATTCAGCCCCGTTTGGTTACCCTTTAAATTGTGAACAGCAGAGTCATGAGAAGGTGGTAAAGCAAGTAAAAATGATAGATTCTGTTGTTGTTCCACTACACCAGCAACAACAGCATTATTCTGTCAACAATATCAATCAACAGTATTATCTTACAG GTCAATTTAATGAAATAATTGGCAAGAGGATAGAAGGCACAATATGGGAAGGAGGATCATAA
- the LOC103440164 gene encoding protein LEAD-SENSITIVE 1-like produces the protein MGLFSNKVDKSQIKPGDHVYTYRALHTYSHHGICVEADRVIHYTRTQVAKKKLWMFWITKCKNCGHHPDMARGVIKTCVNCFLDGHGLYRFEYGVSQAHFLLKFPGTCTTGRSNSADKVIPRATELLNKEQGFGDYNLFENNCESFAIFCKTGKRLSGQAFSALNSTKILFKAFVKHNVERLLEDVSIHQPDKYMLLKQTIETHVNLPSKEIIAHLRKLNEKHDDEQEDVNDEDLLDDREYLETTEKEGDDDHPSQSSYMIK, from the exons atgggactGTTCTCAAACAAGGTTGATAAGTCCCAGATCAAGCCAGGAGATCACGTCTATACCTACAGAGCACTGCACACATACTCCCACCATG GAATATGCGTGGAGGCAGATAGGGTGATCCACTACACCAGAACACAAGTTGcaaaaaagaaattatggaTGTTTTGGATTACTAAATGCAAAAACTGCGGGCATCACCCAGATATGGCACGAGGAGTGATCAAAACTTGCGTCAACTGCTTCCTAGACGGCCATGGGCTTTACCGGTTCGAATACGGAGTCTCTCAGGCTCACTTCCTATTGAAATTTCCAGGAACTTGCACGACGGGTCGTTCCAATTCAGCTGACAAAGTCATACCTCGCGCCACGGAATTGCTCAACAAGGAACAGGGTTTCGGGGACTATAACCTGTTTGAAAACAACTGCGAATCGTTTGCGATTTTCTGCAAAACAGGAAAACGTCTGAGCGGGCAGGCATTTTCTGCCTTAAATTCTACTAAAATCTTGTTCAAAGCGTTTGTGAAGCATAACGTGGAAAGGCTTCTGGAAGACGTGTCTATTCATCAACCAGACAAGTACATGCTGTTGAAACAAACTATTGAAACTCATGTTAACTTGCccagcaaggaaattatagccCATCTTAGAAAGCTCAACGAGAAACATGATGACGAGCAGGAGGATGTCAATGATGAAGATCTGTTAGACGACCGCGAGTATCTAGAGACAACGGAGAAGGAGGGGGATGATGATCATCCCTCTCAATCATCTTACATGATTAAGTGA
- the LOC103439993 gene encoding late embryogenesis abundant protein At5g17165-like, with protein sequence MAANSSSRGIASLGKRLINEIRTRDSAQLSALTLRRAAHTSIYDKNPDEQIRPSVVPDDVIPPQPDKYWAPNPHTGVFGPEAEHTSSAGREEGSSPVNGGEGSSVLEQKAWFRPTSIEDLEKPHLL encoded by the exons ATGGCCGCCAATTCGAGCAGTCGAGGGATCGCGAGCTTGGGGAAGCGACTTATCAACGAGATCCGAACGCGCGATTCAGCTCAGCTCTCTGCTCTCACTCTCAG GAGGGCTGCTCACACCTCAATCTATGACAAGAACCCAGATGAGCAGATTCGACCTAGCGTTGTTCCAGATGATGTGATCCCGCCCCAACCTGACAAGTACTGGGCTCCAAACCCCCACACTGGGGTATTCGGGCCTGAAGCTGAACATACTTCTTCCGCAGGCAGGGAGGAAGGTTCCTCCCCAGTGAATGGTGGTGAGGGATCCTCGGTGCTGGAGCAGAAGGCTTGGTTCCGTCCTACCAGCATCGAGGACTTGGAGAAGCCTCACCTCCTGTAA